The genomic stretch ACATGCGACAGACCCAGTCGTCTGGTTCTCGCCATCGCTGGCGTGGTCCCAGCCGCAGTGGCTCCGCGAGCCGCCGGGACCTGGAGTTCCGTCGCACATGGTCTGGCGGCCGGTGCTCACGTTCGAGCAGGTGCTGATGGACCTACCGCTGGCGTCCTCCACAGCCCCCGGGTACGGACACGACTACGACGCTGACGTCCCGCTGGCATGGCTCGAGATCGTTCGCCCACAGGGCTGGCAACAGGCCCAGACCGAACAGATGCTGTACGTGCTCGACCCGTGAGGCTGCCGGAGACAGCCGACGATCGCGTTCGGGCCGTTACCGACCGTCGCCGGCTCAGTCCAAGGAACACCGGCCACTACGCGTCCGTCCCCGTCGGTGCGCGTGAGCTCCTGGCGAGTGGATCGCCGGGTGCGCCAGTACTTCCCCCGCAAGGTCTTCGACTTCCACGTCCTCACTCAGGACCTCGGCGCGGTCGCTGCCGAGCTCAACGGGCGGCCTCGCAAGACCCTCGACTTCATGACACCTTCAGAGAAGTTCAACGAGGCTGTTGAACCCACCCATCGAATCCGCACGTGCTACCCAACTCCCGGTGTCGTGCTCTGGCAACGGGGCGCGACGGATGCTCGGCCGTGCTCGGCCGGCTCACAGCAGTCGGCGCCCGGAGACCACGGAGACATCCATCCGCAGCAGGTACTTGCGGTCGCCCCGCGCCCACGGTCGGAGCGGTCGCTGCCCGATGTCTTCCACCTCTGCCTCGTTGGTGACCAGCTGGAGGCGTCCGAAGGCCAGGACGCTCCACCCCTCCTCGCACGCCTCGTCGACGTCGTCGACCTCGAACGTGACCTGCTGCAGCTTCGCCGCCGCGAGCAGCTTGCTGCCCGGGGCGGTGCGGATGTACAGCAGGGTGCCGATCGCCAGGTAGTTCACCGGCAGCACGAGTGGCCAGCCTGCGTCCACGAACGCGAGTCGACCGAGGCGTGGCCTGTGGTCCCGCAACAGCTGCCAGCACTCATACTCTGGCAGCACGGCTAACGTCGGGCTGGTCTCATCCACATGGTGATCCGCCATCTGATGCCCCATCCAGGGTCGGCGACTCGGGGCACGCCGCCCCGGTGAACGCTATGCGCACGATGCAACGCCGACCACCAACGCGTCGCGGACACGGGCGTGGTGGGACGGCGCCCCCGGTTCAGGCCGTGGCCACGCCGCGTCACGGCACCTCGACGATCCTGCCCTCGTCGGGGCGGAGGTGACGGGGTGTGGGTCACCAGGGTGGGTGGACAGCGCGACCGTCCCGCCTGCCAGTGCGAGCGGCTGCTGGATTCCGGTCAGGTTGAGCGCCACCGCGAGCGTCCGGCCGTCGCGGTGCCGCTCGTAGACGTAGACCGCGTCCGTGACCGACCGCGTCCGGTAGCCGCCGATCGCCAGGGCGGGCTCTGCGCGCCGCAGGGCGAGCAGCCGACGGTGCAGCGTCAACATCGACGCCGGGTCGGTCCGTTGCTGTCAGCCGGGGTCGTCGATCCGAGCGGCAGCCACGGCGTGCCTTCGGTGAAGCCGCGACCCGGACCGGCGCTCCATGGCATCGCGGTGCGGACCGGGTCCCGCCCGGTCCCAGACCGGGGACCTGGCGTTCCCACGGATCCTGGACGACGTCGGCTGGCACGTCGGTGTCGACCATCCCCAGCTCGTCGGCCTGGCCCATGACCTGGTCGAGGGAACCGTACGCCTCGCCGGAGTACCCGGTCACCGCCGTAGGTGTCGGCGCCGCGCCGCATCTGCCGCGTGACCGCGTAGACCTCCGGAGTGTGCGCGGTGAAGCGTCGCACCAGCCGCCGCGACGGGCTCTGCCCGGGCGCCAAGTCCGGGTTGGCGGATCGTCCCGCAGTTGCGCGTCAGACGCGATGTGGTCGACGGCATCGACGCGGAAGCCGTCGACACCGCCGTCGAACCAGAACCGCAGCACATCCAGCATCTCCGCCCGCACCTCGGGGGTGCCGCCAGTTCAACGACGGCTGCGCCGCC from Euzebyales bacterium encodes the following:
- a CDS encoding alpha/beta-hydrolase family protein, which encodes HATDPVVWFSPSLAWSQPQWLREPPGPGVPSHMVWRPVLTFEQVLMDLPLASSTAPGYGHDYDADVPLAWLEIVRPQGWQQAQTEQMLYVLDP
- a CDS encoding pyridoxamine 5'-phosphate oxidase family protein, producing MLPEYECWQLLRDHRPRLGRLAFVDAGWPLVLPVNYLAIGTLLYIRTAPGSKLLAAAKLQQVTFEVDDVDEACEEGWSVLAFGRLQLVTNEAEVEDIGQRPLRPWARGDRKYLLRMDVSVVSGRRLL
- a CDS encoding DUF3459 domain-containing protein; this encodes MLTLHRRLLALRRAEPALAIGGYRTRSVTDAVYVYERHRDGRTLAVALNLTGIQQPLALAGGTVALSTHPGDPHPVTSAPTRAGSSRCRDAAWPRPEPGAPSHHARVRDALVVGVASCA